The region GCCCGGCCCCGACCCCGGCGCCCGTGGCGGCCGCCAGCGCGACCACGACGGCGGCGGCGGTCGGCAGCGGCAGCGCCCTGACGAGCACGGCCACGGCGACGGCGGCCGCCCCCACCACGACGGCGTCCGAGGATTCGGCGACGGCGGCCAGATGACCGGCCGCGAGCACCGTAAGGGCCGTGGACGCCACAGCGGCCGTCAGCCCGTACAGCCGCTCGTCCGCGGAGGCGTGGCTGCGCAACTGGAGGATCACCACCAGCAGCAGCCAGACGCCGATGGTGCCGATGAGGACCGTCGGGGCGTGCGCGGGCTCGGTGGCGAGCAGGCCGATGCTGGCGGCCAGACCGCCCGCGTAGGCGAGCGCGATGCCCTGCCGGGCGGGCCACATGCCGTTCAGCCGGAACCAGCCGGCCGCCGTGACCGCCTGCAGCACCGCCACCACGACGGCGACCGCCGGGCGGCCCAGCGGCGCGGTGGCCGCGAGCAGGCCGGCGAGCGCGGCGGTCAGCGCGGCGGGGACGAACCCCGGGGGGAGGATCTGCGGACGGCCCTCGGCGCGGGCCTTCTCGGCGGCGGTGAGCGGCCGGTCCGGCTGCGCGGCGGGCGGCTCGGTGGTCGCGGTCGCGGTTGCCGTGGCGGCGGCGGGCGCGGCCTGGGGCTGCTGGGATTGTGCGTGCTGCGCCTGTGGGTGCTGGGCCTGGGCCGGGTGCGGGTGCGGGTGCGGGGGCTGGGCCGGTTGCTGGGCGGCGGGCTGGTACGGGGGCTGCTGCTGATCCCAGCCCTGGGCGTACTGCCCCTGGTGGCCCTGATTCGAGTGCTGGCCCTGGTGCGCCTGCTGGCCGTGGTGCCCCTGCTGGGCGGCGTAAGGATCCGCGTACGGCTGCTGCTGGTACTGCTGCTGCGGGTGCTGGTACTGCTGCGGCTGGGCCTGGGCGTACCCCTGCTGCTGCGGATAGCCCTCGTACCCCGGCCAGTCGGCCGGTTGCTGGGCGCCCTGACCGTGGCCGCCGTTGCTGCCCGGGCCACCGTTGCCGCCATTGCCGCCGTAAGGATGCGCGCTCTGGTCGTATCCGCCGTAAGGAGCCTCGTACGACCCGTACGGGGGATACGGCTGCTGGTACTGCTGCTGCGGGTTCTGCGGCTGCTGCGGCTGCTGCGGGTTCTGTTGGTGAGGCTCGTGGGGCTCGTTGGGCTGGTGCGGCTGGTTGCTCATGAGCTCGGGGTTCACCCTCCTGCGAACGGTGGGAGCACCTCGACCGTGCCGCCCTCGGCGAGTTGGATCGTCTTGTGGTCGCGGGTGCCGACCGGGGTTCCGTCGACCAGGAACGAACAGCGCAGCAGTACCCGCGCGAACTCCGGCCGCGCGGTGTGCCGCTCCCGGGCCACATCGAGCGCCTCCGCCAGTGTCCGCGCGGCGTACGGCTCCTCCGCGGTACCGGCCGCGGCGCGGGCGGCGGCCCAGTACCGGATGGTCCCGGCGGGCGTGTTCTTCATCGCCATCGCGATCCCTTTCCCGTCATCTGCCGCCTCCATGATGACGGGTGCGGGCCCGCGCCATGGACCACGCGCGGTTCGTCGAAAATACGGCCGGTTCGGGGCGTGAGTCACTTAAGGTTTCGGTGTGCTGGTACGACTGATACGGGCATATCTGAGGCCCTATACCCGAACGATCACGCTGATCGTTTTATTGCAGCTGGTGCAGACCCTCGCCACCCTCTACCTCCCCGCGCTGAACGCGGACATCATCGACGGCGGAGTGGTGAAGGGCGACACCGGCTACATCGTCCGTGTCGGCGGGCTGATGATCGCCGTCACGTTTGTTCAGATCGTGTGCGCCGCGGGAGCCGTCTACTTCAGCGCCCGTACGTCCATGGCGCTCGGCCGCGATGTGCGCGCCGCCGTCTTCGACCGGGTGCAGTCCTTCTCCGCCCGTGAGATGGGCCACTTCGGGGCGCCGTCCCTGATCACCCGCACCACCAACGATGTGCAGCAGGTGCAGATGCTGTGCCTGATGGCGTTCACGCTGATGGTCTCGGCCCCGATCATGTGCGTCGGCGGTGTGGTCATGGCGCTCAACGAGGACGTTCCGCTGTCGGGGCTGCTCCTGCTCATCGTTCCGGCCCTGGGCGTGGTCGTCACGCTCATCGTCCGCCGGATGCGGCCGCTGTTCCGCCATGTCCAGGACCGCATCGACACGGTCAACCGGGTCCTGCGCGAGCAGATCACCGGTATCCGGGTCATCCGCGCCTTCGTCCGCGACACCCATGAGCGCGACCGCTTCACCACCGCCAACGCCGGGCTGATGGACGTCTCGCTGCGGGCCGGGCGGCTGATGTCGCTGATGTTCCCCGCCGTGATGCTGGTGGTGAACGTCTCCAGCGTGGCCGTCGTCTGGTTCGGCGGGCACCGGATCGACAGCGGCGGGATGCAGATCGGCGCGCTGACCGCGTTCCTCAGCTATCTGGCGCAGATTCTGTCGTCCGTGATGATGGCCACCTTCATGTTCATGATGGTGCCGAGGGCCGAGGTGTGCGCCGAGCGCGTACAGGAGGTGCTGGACACCGAGACCAGTGTCGTACCGCCCCTCGTGCCCGTCACGGCCGCGCCCGCCGACGCCGGACGAGGGCTGCTGGAGCTGCGGGGCGTGGAGTTCCGCTTCCCCGGCGCCGACGAGCCGGTGCTGCGCGACATCTCGCTGATCGCCCGGCCCGGCCGGACCACCGCCGTCATCGGCTCCACCGGCAGCGGCAAGTCGACCCTGCTCGGGCTCGTGCCGCGGCTGTTCGACGCGACCGACGGCAGCGTCCACCTCGACGGGGTGGACGTGCGCGACCTCGACCCGGAGGTGATGACCCGGAACGTCGGGCTCGTCCCGCAGAAGCCGTATCTCTTCGCCGGAACCGTCGCCTCGAACCTGCGGTACGGCAATCCCGACGCCACCGACGAGGAGCTGTGGCGGGCCCTGGAGACCGCCCAGGCACGGGAGTTCGTGGAGTCCATGGAGGCCGGGCTCGACGCCCCCATCGCCCAGGGCGGGACGAATGTGTCCGGCGGGCAGCGGCAGCGGCTGGCCATTGCCCGGGCCCTGGTCCGCAGGCCGTCCGTCTACCTCTTCGACGATTCCTTCTCCGCGCTCGACTACGCCACCGACGCCCGGCTGAGGGCGGCGCTCGTGGACGAGACGGAGAACGCGACG is a window of Streptomyces violaceusniger Tu 4113 DNA encoding:
- a CDS encoding MoaD/ThiS family protein yields the protein MAMKNTPAGTIRYWAAARAAAGTAEEPYAARTLAEALDVARERHTARPEFARVLLRCSFLVDGTPVGTRDHKTIQLAEGGTVEVLPPFAGG
- a CDS encoding ABC transporter ATP-binding protein, whose amino-acid sequence is MLVRLIRAYLRPYTRTITLIVLLQLVQTLATLYLPALNADIIDGGVVKGDTGYIVRVGGLMIAVTFVQIVCAAGAVYFSARTSMALGRDVRAAVFDRVQSFSAREMGHFGAPSLITRTTNDVQQVQMLCLMAFTLMVSAPIMCVGGVVMALNEDVPLSGLLLLIVPALGVVVTLIVRRMRPLFRHVQDRIDTVNRVLREQITGIRVIRAFVRDTHERDRFTTANAGLMDVSLRAGRLMSLMFPAVMLVVNVSSVAVVWFGGHRIDSGGMQIGALTAFLSYLAQILSSVMMATFMFMMVPRAEVCAERVQEVLDTETSVVPPLVPVTAAPADAGRGLLELRGVEFRFPGADEPVLRDISLIARPGRTTAVIGSTGSGKSTLLGLVPRLFDATDGSVHLDGVDVRDLDPEVMTRNVGLVPQKPYLFAGTVASNLRYGNPDATDEELWRALETAQAREFVESMEAGLDAPIAQGGTNVSGGQRQRLAIARALVRRPSVYLFDDSFSALDYATDARLRAALVDETENATVVIVAQRVSTIRGADLIVVLDAGRIVGAGTHGELMAGNETYREIVLSQLTEQEAA